From Amia ocellicauda isolate fAmiCal2 chromosome 12, fAmiCal2.hap1, whole genome shotgun sequence, a single genomic window includes:
- the LOC136764848 gene encoding interferon-gamma-inducible GTPase 10, which translates to MNTATLEVAVTGATGAGKSSFINAVRELGEDDEGAAPTGETETTAQPTRYTHPRYPHVAFWDLPGIGGQVCPADDYTKKMSFDQYDFFIIIGSKRFTEYDTLLVKDIQNRGKKFFFVRSQVDTDIRAAERRTSFNRQQTLDTIRQDCVRNLQSETLPDPQVFLISSHQLDEFDFDQLIDALQEDLSEQKVSAPGRSPRVCALL; encoded by the coding sequence ATGAATACTGCTACACTGGAAGTTGCGGTTACTGGAGCAACTGGAGCGGGCAAGTCCTCCTTCATCAACGCGGTCAGGGAACTGGGGGAGGACGACGAGGGGGCCGCACCGACCGGGGAGACGGAAACCACCGCGCAGCCCACCAGGTACACACATCCCCGGTACCCACATGTGGCGTTCTGGGACTTACCGGGAATTGGAGGTCAAGTATGTCCTGCAGACGACTACACGAAGAAGATGAGTTTCGACCAGTATGATTTCTTCATCATCATCGGCAGCAAGCGGTTTACGGAGTACGATACTCTGCTCGTCAAAGACATACAGAACAGAGGGAAGAAGTTCTTCTTTGTCCGCTCACAGGTCGACACTGACATCCGCGCTGCAGAGAGAAGGACGAGCTTCAATAGACAACAGACGCTGGACACAATCAGGCAGGACTGCGTGAGAAACCTCCAAAGTGAGACTCTGCCAGACCCACAAGTGTTCCTCATCTCATCCCACCAGTTAGACGAGTTTGACTTTGATCAGTTAATCGACGCTCTTCAGGAAGATCTGTCGGAGCAGAAGGTGTCTGCACCCGGCCGGTCTCCCCGCGTGTGCGCTTTATTGTAA